From the genome of Leptolyngbya iicbica LK, one region includes:
- a CDS encoding phytoene desaturase family protein — MSSPPPEVVVIGSGLGGLVAAALLARYGKRVVVCESHTLPGGAAHGFTRRGFHFDSGPSFFSGLSEPASRNPLRQVLDVLEEPLAAIAYDPLGYYHLPEGTLPIYRQLADYRREVAKFTPQGATELDAFVNRLLALYEPLSQIPSLGLRPDFGVVPFLLRHPLALLKLLPQVPAVQKSAGALMDQTVRDPWVRQLIDLECFLLSGLDAHGTIAPEVAFVFGERETAPVDYPVGGSEAIVNALVRGLQKWGGELRLGTHVEQILVEDGRATGVRLQSGEAIAAKTVISNATLWDTYSHLLPPDTLPQDFRETAIATPAINSFMHLHLGIDATGLEDLTVHHVVVQNRDRPLDAPGNTCMISIPSVLDPSLAPAGKHVVHVYSLEPYAGWQRDEAYGQRKRDRAEPLYQALAKVIPDIRDRIEVELIGTPLTHQRFLRRYQGTYGPAIAAEQGLFPSCRTPIAGLLRVGDSTLPGIGVPAVAASGILCAHSLVPASQTAALVEVLVSARGRSQ; from the coding sequence ATGTCCTCCCCCCCTCCAGAAGTCGTCGTCATTGGCAGTGGGCTCGGCGGCCTCGTCGCGGCGGCCCTGCTCGCCCGCTATGGCAAGCGCGTTGTTGTTTGCGAAAGTCACACCCTTCCCGGCGGCGCGGCCCATGGGTTTACCCGGCGGGGCTTTCACTTTGATTCGGGGCCGTCGTTCTTTTCGGGGTTGAGTGAGCCCGCGTCGCGCAATCCGTTGCGGCAGGTGTTGGATGTGTTGGAGGAGCCGTTGGCGGCGATCGCCTACGATCCCCTCGGCTATTACCATCTGCCCGAGGGCACCCTGCCCATTTATCGACAGCTCGCCGACTACCGCCGCGAGGTGGCAAAGTTCACCCCCCAAGGAGCGACGGAACTCGACGCCTTTGTGAACCGCTTGCTGGCGCTGTATGAGCCCCTGAGCCAAATTCCCAGCTTGGGGCTGCGACCCGATTTCGGCGTCGTGCCGTTTTTGTTGCGCCATCCCCTCGCGTTGTTGAAACTGCTGCCCCAGGTACCCGCGGTGCAAAAGTCGGCGGGGGCGTTGATGGATCAAACGGTGCGCGACCCGTGGGTGCGTCAACTGATTGATTTGGAATGCTTTTTGCTGTCGGGGCTCGATGCCCACGGCACGATCGCCCCTGAAGTCGCGTTTGTCTTTGGGGAACGCGAAACCGCCCCGGTAGACTATCCCGTCGGCGGCAGCGAGGCGATCGTCAATGCGCTGGTGCGGGGCCTGCAAAAGTGGGGCGGCGAGTTGCGGCTGGGCACCCATGTAGAGCAGATCTTGGTCGAGGACGGACGCGCCACGGGCGTGCGGCTCCAGTCGGGGGAAGCGATCGCCGCAAAGACAGTAATTTCCAACGCCACCCTCTGGGACACCTACAGCCACTTGTTGCCACCAGACACATTGCCCCAGGACTTTCGGGAAACGGCGATCGCGACCCCCGCCATCAACAGCTTTATGCACCTGCATCTGGGCATTGATGCCACAGGATTGGAGGATCTCACCGTCCATCATGTGGTGGTGCAGAACCGCGATCGCCCCCTCGATGCCCCCGGCAATACCTGCATGATTTCCATCCCCTCGGTGCTCGATCCGAGCCTCGCCCCCGCAGGCAAACACGTCGTTCACGTTTACTCGCTGGAGCCGTATGCGGGCTGGCAGCGCGATGAAGCCTATGGGCAACGGAAACGCGATCGCGCGGAGCCGCTCTACCAGGCCCTGGCTAAAGTGATTCCCGATATTCGCGATCGCATCGAGGTCGAGCTGATTGGCACGCCATTGACGCACCAGCGGTTTTTACGCCGCTATCAAGGCACCTACGGGCCAGCGATTGCCGCCGAGCAGGGCTTGTTTCCCAGCTGCCGCACTCCGATTGCGGGGCTATTGCGGGTGGGCGACTCGACCCTGCCCGGCATTGGCGTGCCCGCAGTCGCAGCCTCGGGCATCCTCTGTGCTCATTCGCTGGTGCCCGCATCGCAAACGGCGGCCCTGGTGGAGGTGCTGGTTTCCGCCAGGGGGCGATCGCAGTAG
- a CDS encoding DUF4168 domain-containing protein: MTSFLVMPTAQRRQRWSKLLVIGVVSGWLGVVGLPATAGVQWPLTQQAAIAQSSISNEEITQYARAVLAIDQYRNAAYTQIKDILLTVEMDISAINMSCTNTQNISEVPRSVRRDVREILTRYCNDSRAAVEDMGLTARRFNQITDAHASDQTVFERIQQELLRLQEAQ, translated from the coding sequence ATGACGAGTTTTTTAGTGATGCCAACTGCGCAACGGCGACAGCGCTGGTCTAAGTTGCTGGTAATCGGTGTGGTTTCGGGCTGGTTGGGGGTCGTTGGTTTACCCGCGACGGCTGGGGTCCAGTGGCCGTTAACGCAGCAGGCCGCGATCGCCCAAAGCAGCATTTCAAACGAAGAAATCACCCAGTATGCGCGGGCGGTGTTAGCGATCGACCAGTATCGCAACGCTGCGTATACGCAAATTAAAGATATTTTGCTCACGGTGGAAATGGACATCAGTGCCATCAACATGAGCTGCACCAATACCCAAAATATTTCGGAGGTGCCCCGCTCCGTGCGTCGTGATGTGCGGGAAATTTTGACCCGTTACTGCAACGATTCGCGGGCGGCAGTGGAAGATATGGGGCTCACGGCGCGACGGTTTAACCAAATCACCGACGCTCACGCTTCTGACCAAACCGTCTTTGAACGCATTCAACAAGAGCTGCTGCGCCTGCAAGAAGCCCAGTAG
- the holA gene encoding DNA polymerase III subunit delta: protein MAVYYFWGDDDFQMNQAIAQLRERAIDDAWASFNYDKIGSDVAEGPTIALNQAMTPPFGTGKRFVWLVDTPLGQRCSEALRLEFERTLPKVPDTSILLLSSQQKPDGRSKFTKLLQKHGEIREFGTIPPWKSDQIVRQIEQTAKAQGLTLTSDAVDLLVDAVGNQTRQLMLELEKLSLYWGDRPGPIDAAAVSQLVTVSTQSSLQLAAALREGNTDRALSLLADLLNRNEAPLRIVSTLVGQFRTWLWVKLMADSGERNPQTIAKAAEIGNPKRVYFLQKEVAMLSLSGLQQVLEHLLALEAGLKSGQDATALLQTKVVEIAQICQNPRQISARVR, encoded by the coding sequence ATGGCAGTCTATTACTTCTGGGGCGACGACGACTTTCAAATGAATCAGGCGATCGCGCAACTGCGGGAGCGGGCGATCGATGACGCCTGGGCCAGCTTTAACTATGACAAAATTGGCAGCGACGTCGCCGAAGGCCCCACCATCGCCCTCAACCAGGCCATGACACCCCCCTTTGGCACAGGCAAACGGTTTGTGTGGCTGGTGGATACGCCTTTGGGACAACGATGCAGCGAAGCCCTGCGCTTGGAATTTGAGCGCACTTTACCCAAGGTGCCCGACACCAGCATCTTGCTGCTGAGCAGTCAGCAAAAGCCCGATGGTCGCTCCAAATTCACGAAACTGCTGCAAAAGCATGGCGAAATTCGAGAGTTTGGCACCATTCCCCCGTGGAAGAGTGACCAAATCGTGCGGCAGATTGAGCAAACCGCGAAAGCCCAGGGGCTCACCCTCACCTCAGACGCGGTGGATTTGTTGGTGGATGCGGTGGGCAACCAAACTCGCCAGCTTATGCTGGAGTTAGAAAAATTGTCGCTGTATTGGGGCGATCGCCCTGGTCCCATCGATGCGGCGGCGGTGTCGCAACTGGTCACCGTGAGCACCCAGAGCAGTCTGCAACTGGCCGCTGCCCTGCGCGAGGGCAACACCGATCGCGCCCTTAGCCTGCTCGCTGACCTGTTGAATCGGAACGAAGCGCCCCTCCGCATCGTCTCTACCCTCGTCGGACAATTTCGGACTTGGTTGTGGGTCAAGCTGATGGCCGACAGCGGCGAACGCAATCCGCAAACCATCGCCAAGGCGGCAGAAATCGGCAACCCCAAGCGGGTTTACTTCTTACAAAAGGAAGTGGCGATGCTTTCGCTCAGCGGTTTGCAACAAGTGCTGGAACACTTGCTAGCCCTCGAAGCGGGGCTCAAAAGCGGCCAAGATGCCACCGCCCTCTTGCAAACCAAAGTGGTCGAAATTGCCCAAATCTGTCAAAATCCTCGGCAGATTTCTGCGCGCGTGCGGTAG
- a CDS encoding cobalt-precorrin-8X methylmutase, which produces MPPLSQHPILQESFARIDRELGRHDFAPEEYAILRRIIHTTADFDFAQRLKIAPGAIAAGIQALQSGTPLVVDVGMVRQGCQGMVQRTFNNPLWTAVDLARTAAPGQTRTETGLLKAWEQWPEAVYVIGNAPTALQALCDRVVDAPVKPPLIIGVPVGFVGVLEAKSRLAALAVPQIRVEGRKGGSTVAAAIVNALLVLAWEALP; this is translated from the coding sequence ATGCCGCCGCTATCGCAACATCCCATTTTGCAGGAAAGTTTTGCCCGCATCGATCGCGAGCTGGGCAGACACGACTTTGCTCCTGAAGAATACGCCATTCTGCGCCGCATCATTCACACCACAGCGGATTTTGACTTCGCGCAACGGCTGAAGATTGCGCCGGGGGCGATCGCGGCGGGCATCCAAGCGCTGCAAAGCGGGACGCCCCTGGTGGTGGATGTGGGCATGGTGCGGCAGGGTTGTCAGGGCATGGTGCAGCGGACGTTCAACAATCCCCTGTGGACGGCAGTGGACCTGGCAAGGACAGCGGCCCCCGGCCAGACTCGCACCGAAACGGGACTGCTCAAAGCGTGGGAGCAGTGGCCTGAGGCGGTCTATGTGATCGGCAATGCGCCCACGGCACTACAAGCGCTCTGCGATCGCGTGGTCGATGCCCCGGTGAAACCACCGCTGATTATCGGCGTTCCCGTAGGGTTTGTCGGCGTGCTGGAAGCAAAATCGCGGTTGGCGGCGTTGGCGGTGCCTCAGATTCGGGTGGAAGGCCGCAAGGGGGGCTCGACGGTGGCGGCGGCGATCGTCAATGCCCTGCTGGTGTTGGCGTGGGAAGCGTTGCCATGA
- a CDS encoding bifunctional cobalt-precorrin-7 (C(5))-methyltransferase/cobalt-precorrin-6B (C(15))-methyltransferase, with protein MTPIQVVGVGLDGAAGLAPMVLSIIQQAQILAGSDRLLQQFPDHPAQRWTLKDLPQRLQQHVAQPDPALVVVLTSGDPLFFGLGRQLLQVIAPEWLTFHPHVSSVQLAFSRAKLPWQDATVVSAHGRSLDRLAAAVKKGISPIAVLTDPENTPTAIARWLQSLGLPTHYRLWVCENLGGADEQVRQFALSEVPSGVWSGLNVVILQRCDAPPELSRIPLLGIPDAVFLSFRDRPGLMTKRAVRVQILAELALQPHQVIWDIGAGTGSVSVEIARLVPTGQVWAIECTTAGAELIRQNAARFQTPNLQVITGSAPTVLTDLPAPDRIFIGGSHGQLTAILTHCCGQLRDAGVIVIAFATLENQAELAQWQRDHPDWTVTYQQLALTRSVAVGSFTRWDPLNPVILATLQRSAGGQ; from the coding sequence ATGACCCCCATTCAAGTGGTCGGCGTGGGACTGGACGGCGCAGCGGGACTGGCCCCAATGGTGCTTTCAATTATCCAGCAAGCCCAGATTTTGGCGGGTAGCGATCGCCTGCTCCAGCAATTCCCCGATCATCCCGCTCAGCGCTGGACCTTAAAGGATTTGCCCCAGCGGTTACAGCAGCATGTCGCCCAGCCAGATCCGGCATTGGTGGTGGTGCTGACCTCCGGCGACCCGCTGTTTTTTGGGCTGGGTCGGCAGCTCCTTCAGGTCATCGCACCGGAATGGCTCACCTTTCATCCCCATGTGAGTTCGGTGCAGTTAGCCTTCAGCCGCGCCAAACTGCCCTGGCAAGACGCGACGGTGGTCAGTGCCCACGGGCGATCGCTCGACCGCCTAGCCGCCGCAGTCAAAAAAGGGATCTCCCCCATCGCCGTCTTGACCGACCCGGAAAATACGCCGACCGCGATCGCTCGCTGGTTACAATCCCTCGGACTGCCCACCCATTACCGCCTGTGGGTCTGTGAAAATCTGGGCGGGGCGGATGAACAGGTGCGGCAATTTGCCCTCTCTGAGGTTCCCTCCGGTGTCTGGAGCGGCCTCAACGTGGTGATTTTGCAGCGCTGTGACGCGCCTCCTGAGCTGTCCCGCATTCCGCTCTTGGGCATCCCTGATGCAGTGTTTCTGAGCTTTCGCGATCGCCCTGGCCTGATGACGAAACGGGCGGTGCGAGTGCAAATTTTAGCGGAGTTGGCACTCCAGCCCCACCAGGTCATTTGGGATATTGGGGCGGGTACGGGCAGCGTCAGTGTCGAAATCGCGCGATTGGTGCCGACTGGGCAGGTCTGGGCGATCGAGTGCACCACGGCAGGCGCTGAATTGATCCGACAAAATGCAGCGCGATTTCAGACGCCCAATCTGCAAGTGATTACTGGATCAGCCCCCACAGTCTTAACTGACCTGCCCGCCCCCGATCGCATTTTTATCGGCGGCAGTCATGGCCAGCTGACCGCAATTCTGACCCATTGCTGCGGGCAGCTGCGGGACGCGGGCGTCATCGTCATCGCCTTCGCTACGTTGGAAAATCAAGCCGAACTCGCCCAGTGGCAACGGGATCATCCCGACTGGACGGTGACCTATCAGCAACTCGCCCTGACCCGCTCCGTCGCCGTGGGCAGCTTTACCCGCTGGGATCCCCTCAATCCCGTTATCTTAGCGACGCTGCAACGGTCAGCCGGGGGGCAATAA
- a CDS encoding CPBP family glutamic-type intramembrane protease: MEELPRVVVSIVGFCVGWLGVWSLLAIPLSQKIGWRPFQPTPPEQKLALLLPLYALAPVAIAIANRRLHQTWADQGLVRGWHSVWAFGLGWGVAISGLGLVLWVKRLSGLNTLPVADDNTRQSETLRERWLPTVGLLALGLVIGGSEELIFRGWLQTQLALVLSPWGAAAIASALFAVAHLIWDGREGLWQQPGLWLLGLVLVVACWADDGSIAIAWGLHAGWVTGLAYIGEFVRPSPVEEKPTWLTGRAAQPLTDIWDGSLLILTAVVVWLLADLLPPG; this comes from the coding sequence ATGGAAGAACTCCCCCGCGTTGTCGTCAGTATTGTTGGGTTCTGTGTGGGCTGGTTGGGAGTCTGGAGTTTGCTAGCAATTCCCCTCAGTCAAAAAATCGGCTGGCGACCCTTTCAGCCCACGCCACCGGAGCAAAAGTTGGCGCTGCTGCTGCCGCTGTATGCGCTGGCTCCCGTGGCGATCGCGATCGCCAATCGTCGCTTGCATCAAACCTGGGCAGACCAGGGATTGGTTAGGGGCTGGCACAGTGTCTGGGCTTTTGGGTTGGGCTGGGGCGTGGCGATCTCCGGGCTGGGTTTGGTGCTGTGGGTAAAGCGACTCAGCGGACTGAACACGCTACCTGTTGCTGACGACAACACCCGGCAGAGTGAGACGTTAAGGGAGCGCTGGTTACCCACCGTCGGGCTGCTGGCGCTGGGCCTGGTAATTGGCGGCAGCGAAGAACTGATTTTTCGCGGTTGGTTGCAAACTCAGCTCGCGCTGGTGCTCTCGCCGTGGGGTGCGGCAGCGATCGCGAGTGCCCTGTTTGCGGTAGCGCACCTGATTTGGGATGGGCGTGAGGGTTTGTGGCAGCAACCGGGGCTCTGGCTGTTGGGGCTGGTTTTGGTGGTCGCCTGTTGGGCGGATGACGGATCGATCGCGATCGCTTGGGGCCTGCACGCAGGTTGGGTGACAGGTCTGGCCTACATCGGTGAATTTGTGCGCCCGTCGCCGGTCGAGGAGAAACCGACGTGGCTGACGGGGCGCGCTGCCCAGCCGCTGACGGATATATGGGATGGCTCACTCCTGATATTGACGGCGGTTGTGGTGTGGTTGCTCGCTGACTTATTGCCCCCCGGCTGA
- a CDS encoding MarR family winged helix-turn-helix transcriptional regulator, with amino-acid sequence MSAEVSRNEMHPTQALATVRSLARAYQAFASYSETFVRQYDLTPAQFDVVATLGNTPGMTMGEIGEKTLITKGTLTGVVDRLEKKELVTREVPPENRRSVVVRLTPKGQQVFETVFPAHVDDIHQHLSSLDASELELLQVLLSRIQKAF; translated from the coding sequence ATGTCTGCCGAAGTTTCTCGCAATGAAATGCATCCCACTCAAGCCTTGGCAACGGTGCGATCGCTGGCCCGAGCTTACCAAGCGTTTGCCAGCTATTCCGAAACCTTTGTGCGCCAGTACGATCTGACACCCGCCCAGTTTGATGTCGTGGCGACTTTGGGCAATACACCAGGCATGACCATGGGAGAAATCGGAGAAAAGACACTGATTACCAAAGGGACTCTCACTGGCGTCGTCGATCGCTTAGAGAAAAAAGAATTGGTCACACGGGAAGTCCCGCCGGAGAATCGTCGCAGCGTGGTGGTGCGCCTCACACCCAAGGGTCAGCAGGTATTCGAAACCGTGTTTCCGGCTCACGTCGACGACATTCATCAACACCTATCAAGCCTCGACGCCTCCGAACTAGAGCTTTTACAAGTGCTACTAAGCCGCATCCAGAAAGCATTCTAA
- a CDS encoding DODA-type extradiol aromatic ring-opening family dioxygenase, translating to MTFPTLFISHGAPDLPIREGATQTFLRGLFTEIPVPKAIAIVSAHWLTAQPTISSAAKPATLYDFGGFPPELSQLVYPAPGHPTLADKIANLLTAQGFPVRLNGQRGYDHGVWTPLILADPTGRIPVVQISMQPHETPAHHLRLGKALAPLRDEGVLIVGSGAATHNFGGFSDRYDAPPPDWAVAFDDWLANAIAQNNITQLLNYRQIAPFAARNHPTEEHLLPLFVALGAGGQGRQLHRGFTYGAFSMAAYAFA from the coding sequence ATGACGTTCCCCACGCTCTTTATTTCCCATGGCGCGCCCGATTTGCCGATTCGCGAAGGGGCCACGCAAACTTTCCTTCGAGGCTTGTTTACAGAAATTCCCGTGCCGAAGGCGATCGCAATTGTCTCAGCCCACTGGCTCACTGCTCAGCCCACCATCAGTTCAGCAGCAAAGCCAGCCACGCTCTACGATTTCGGCGGCTTTCCACCTGAGTTATCTCAGTTGGTGTATCCCGCTCCGGGACATCCAACCTTGGCAGATAAAATTGCCAACCTGTTGACTGCCCAGGGATTTCCCGTGCGCTTGAATGGGCAGCGGGGCTATGACCACGGCGTTTGGACGCCTCTGATTTTGGCTGACCCGACAGGACGGATTCCAGTGGTGCAGATTTCGATGCAGCCCCACGAAACGCCCGCTCACCATTTGCGACTGGGCAAAGCCCTAGCGCCGCTGCGAGATGAGGGAGTGCTGATTGTGGGGTCTGGAGCGGCTACCCATAACTTTGGCGGCTTTAGCGATCGCTATGATGCACCGCCTCCCGACTGGGCTGTAGCGTTTGATGATTGGCTAGCGAACGCGATCGCCCAAAACAACATCACTCAACTGTTGAACTATCGCCAAATCGCACCCTTCGCCGCCCGCAATCATCCCACCGAGGAACATTTGCTGCCTCTATTTGTGGCGCTGGGGGCAGGCGGCCAAGGGCGGCAACTCCATCGGGGCTTCACTTACGGGGCCTTTAGCATGGCGGCCTATGCCTTTGCTTAG
- a CDS encoding TfoX/Sxy family DNA transformation protein, protein MTQIRNVGKVSRQWLAEIEIYSLHELQACVSVAAFEMIRQRHPKVSLNLLWALEGAILDVDWRALSAAQKSALRWQLR, encoded by the coding sequence ATGACCCAGATTCGCAATGTTGGAAAAGTCTCGCGGCAATGGTTAGCCGAGATTGAAATTTACAGTCTGCATGAGCTGCAAGCCTGTGTTTCGGTTGCCGCGTTTGAGATGATTCGCCAGCGTCATCCCAAGGTGAGCTTGAATTTGCTGTGGGCTTTGGAAGGGGCGATTTTGGATGTGGACTGGCGGGCTCTGTCAGCCGCGCAAAAATCAGCCCTACGCTGGCAACTGCGCTAA
- a CDS encoding glutathione S-transferase family protein — translation MALGKLIDGQWTTAWTERDDSGQFNRMPTLFHHQITADGSSGFQAEPGRYHLYVSLGCPWAHRTVLLRSLKGLQDVISLSIVDPVISDQGWQFSERFGSIPDSLYGSEYLWQIYVKAKADYSGRVTVPVLWDKHTETIVNNESRQIIQLFNSAFDEFAQHPDRDFYPTSLRPQIDAAIDAIYQPINNGVYRSGFASSQSAYHQAVTELFQALDHWEDILGQQRYLVGDRLTLADWCMFTTLFRFDLAYHGLFKTNLKRLVDYPNLWNYCRELYQYPGVAEWCSIDHVKQLYYAGLPELNPSGIVPAGPNIDYAEPHTRDRLLATAA, via the coding sequence ATGGCTCTCGGCAAACTGATTGATGGTCAATGGACCACAGCATGGACAGAGCGTGATGACTCGGGTCAGTTCAACCGCATGCCGACCCTGTTTCACCATCAAATTACGGCAGACGGTTCTAGCGGCTTTCAGGCCGAACCGGGACGCTATCACCTCTACGTGTCGCTGGGGTGCCCGTGGGCGCATCGTACAGTGCTGCTGCGATCGCTCAAGGGCCTGCAAGACGTGATCAGTCTCTCCATTGTCGATCCGGTCATCAGCGACCAGGGGTGGCAATTTTCGGAACGGTTTGGCAGCATTCCCGATAGTCTGTACGGCTCAGAATATCTTTGGCAAATCTACGTAAAAGCGAAGGCCGACTATTCGGGGCGGGTCACTGTGCCCGTGCTGTGGGACAAGCACACCGAAACCATTGTGAACAATGAATCGCGCCAAATTATTCAACTGTTCAACTCCGCCTTTGACGAGTTTGCGCAGCATCCTGATCGCGACTTTTACCCGACTTCCTTACGTCCCCAAATTGATGCCGCGATTGATGCGATTTATCAGCCCATCAATAATGGCGTCTATCGCAGCGGCTTTGCCTCGTCCCAATCGGCCTACCACCAAGCGGTCACAGAGCTATTTCAAGCGTTAGACCACTGGGAAGACATCCTCGGGCAACAACGGTATCTGGTGGGCGATCGCCTAACTCTGGCGGATTGGTGTATGTTCACCACTCTATTCCGGTTTGATCTGGCCTATCACGGTCTTTTCAAAACCAATCTCAAACGCCTCGTCGATTACCCCAACCTGTGGAACTATTGCCGCGAGCTGTATCAGTATCCGGGCGTTGCCGAGTGGTGCAGCATCGACCATGTCAAACAGCTCTACTACGCTGGGTTGCCCGAGCTGAATCCCAGCGGTATCGTCCCAGCGGGGCCAAATATTGATTATGCCGAACCCCACACCCGCGATCGCCTGCTGGCCACAGCAGCCTAA